In Raphanus sativus cultivar WK10039 chromosome 5, ASM80110v3, whole genome shotgun sequence, the following proteins share a genomic window:
- the LOC130494860 gene encoding uncharacterized protein LOC130494860 translates to MEYVNAIGLCNLEQSSPVIKDCSRVEGAFVALIQKQYPNLPWFAEIANFLAVEKEPLRSQEKQIRSRQRRGHGGTGSGSISGSASPHSFYHTSPSPFPSHSLPAPGVAPTPAPTPAPAHPALLRVAEFVRQPGRDHLPYLTQYPCGRGQTWFDRSGNGISGWINRMMYSALDNGHPTFTDFPLEKQHMWFQQFAQEFNWNTDDTLFIYYHFVHKVMDNYGKQIHSWKKKWEINKVGFYL, encoded by the exons atggaaTACGTCAACGCGATTGGTCTGTGCAACTTGGAACAGTCGTCCCCTGTCATCAAGGACTGTTctcgcgtagaaggagcattcgttgcatTGATCCAGAAGcagtacccgaaccttccatggtttgctgagattgccaacttcctGGCAgttgagaaagagcctttgag gtcTCAAGAGAAACAGATCCGCTCTCGACAGCGTCGTGGTCATGGTGGTACAGGGAGCGGCTCCATTTCGGGTTCCGCATCACCCCACAGCTTCTACCATACATCTCCCTCTCCATTTCCCTCTCATTCTCTTCCCGCTCCCGGTGTGGCACCGACTCCTGCTCCtactcctgctcctgctcatccggcacttctgagagttgcggagtttgttcgacagccgggtcgtgaccatcttccatatctcactcAGTATCCATGTGGACGGGGTCAGACATG gttCGACCGATCCGGGAACGGGATCAGCGGATGGATCAACCGTATGATGTACTCGGCCCTCGACAATGGACATCCGACTTTCACCGACTTCCCTCTCGAGAAGCAGCATATGTGGTTTcaacagtttgcg caaGAATTCAACTGGAATACCGATGATACGTTGTTTATCTATTACCActtcgtccataaagttatggacaactatgggaagcagatccactcgtggaagaagaagtgggaaataaacaaggttggtttttatttatga